ATAAAGATAAAGCCTACGAATTTTACGCTCACTATAGAAAGGACAAAGCAGCATACAAGAACTATGATAAATGTCTTTCTGTGGTGAAGAACAAAGCGGACTCCCTTTGCATATCCGTTGTCGAGATTCAGGAAGAATTTGTTGAATGCCTGGTTTATTCCGTAGCCGATTCCGCTTTTTCTTTCGTCAACAATCTTGTCGATTTTAAGGTAGCTTGAGCAAAGAACCGGAACAAGGGCAATCGCAACAATCAGCGAGCAAATCAATGAGAAAATAATTGTGTAGGCAAGGCTGTCGAACATCTGTCCCATGATTCCGAGTTTTTTTCTAAAGAGAATCATCGGAAGAAAAACACATACAGATGTCAAAGTTGAAGCGGTTATGGAAGTTACCATTTCCTGGCTTCCGAGAATTGCCGCTACTTTTGGCTTGGCGTCTCTCTGGCGGTAAGCGTAGATGTTTTCAAGAACAACGATTGAGTTGTCTACAAGCATACCGATTCCAAGGAGGAGTCCAGCCATGGAAATCATGTTTATTGTCATGCCTTTAAAGTACATGAGCATGAGTGTTACAAATACTGAAATCGGAATTGAAAGTCCGATGATAAATGTACTTTTTAGAGAGCGCAGGAATATAAACAAAACTGCAACTGCAAGAAGTGCGCCCTGAACAACAGAAGAAACAACTTCATTGATTGTCTGTTCAATAATATCTACTGTGTTTGAAGTTTCTACAAGCTCAACTCCAGCAGGAAGATCCGCCTTGAGCTTTACAATAGCCTTTCTTACATTTTTTGCGGCTGTAACGGAATTTTTTCCACTCTGCTTTTGAATCATAAGCATTACGCAAGGCTTTCCGTCCAAATACGCAAGAGTGCTTTCATCTTTGTAGCCGTCATAGACATCGGCAATGTCGCGGAGCTTTACTGTAACAAGCCTTGAGCTGTCCAAAGAGTCCGCTTTGTAAGTGATTACCGTGTTCTTGAGATCTTCCAAGCTTTTGTATTTTCCGCTTGTTTTAATAGTATAGTTTTTATCGCCTGAAGTGATTGTTCCGCCTGAGCTTTGAACGTTCTGCGCTCCAATCATCTGTGCGATTGTAGAAATTGAAAGTCCGTAGGCTTCAAGTCGGTCTCTAGGAATGTCTACGTTTATAGATTCCTCGCGTCCGCCGATAACGTTTGCAGAAGCAACTCCATCAAGCTGCTCAAGACGCGGCTGGATTGTGTCCTCGGCGATTGTTCTAAGCTCTTCCGGGGTCAAGTCGCCCTGAACTACAATGTTCATAATAGGCATCATGGAAGGGTCAAGCTTAAGTGTAATTGGAGAATCTGCATCTTCTGGCAAATAGCTTCGAACAATATCAATCTTGTCGCGGATTTCTATAGCCGCTGTGTCGAGGTTTGTTCCGTAGTCAAACTCAAGAAATATAATGCTTGCTCCAGACTGCGACTGAGACTGCATTTTCTTAAGTCCGCTAAGTCCAGAAAGTGAGCTTTCCATTGTTCTTGTAAGGCTCTGTTCTACTTCTTCCGGGCCTGCATCATCGTAAGCTGTATAAACGAGCATATACGGCAAGTCCATGTCTGGATACATATCTACCGGCATATCGAATATACAGAAAATACCCAGCGCGACCATTATAAAAAAGATCAGCAGTGTTGTTACTGGTTTATTTACACATTTTTCTGAAAATGTCATATTTTAGTCCTTGTTTTCGGTTTTGCTTTCAACTGCTTTTCCAGAAATTGAAAGAATCTTTACTTTGGAACCGTCGCTCAAAAGAGACTGTCCCTTTACAATTATAACGTCTCCTTCTTTAAGGCCTTCCTGAATTTCTGTCTTATTGTCTACGGAAAGACCTTCTTTTACAGAAACCATGTTTACGCTGGATTCCGCATTTTCTGATTTTGCTGTAAATACATAAGGCTTACCGTCGCGGTAAACAATGGCGTCATTTGGAACAACAACGGCTCCTTCGATTGTGTCGGTGATGAGCTTTACACGGGCGTACATTCCTGCCTTTATTCTTGAGTCGGCTGGCTCAACCTTGAGCTTTGCAAGCATTGTACGGCTTGTTGTGTCCAAAACCGGCGAAACTTCAAAAACGCGTGCCTTAAATTCAACTCCAGGATATGCGTCAAAACTTACAACAGCAGTCTGGTTTTCGCGGATTCTGCTGATGAAGCGTTCTGCTACATTTACCTTTATCTGAAGCTCGTCTGTGTCACTGATTTTTGCAATTGAATATCCTTGGCTAACCATTGTTCCGATTGTAGGCGGAAATGAAGTTACTCTTCCTGAAATCGGAGCTTTTACCGGGTTTTCGCTGTAGTTCATTCCCGGGCGGCTTGGGTCAACATAAGCGATAATCTGGTCTTTTTTTACAAGGTCTCCTACAGCAACTCTTATGCGGGAAATTTTTCCTGCCGCGTCTGGGTAAACGTCAACTGCGGAAACAGAAGAAACATCTCCGCCGAATTCCAAGTAGTCGTCAAGGTTTCCGGCCTGAACAATGTCTGCGTTTACAGCGTAGATTGTTTCAGTTTCTTCTTCCTTTGCTGCTTTTTCTGATTTTCCCTTGCAGGAAACCAATGCGGATGACAAGATTGCCGCTGCCATCAAAATAAAAGGTAGTTTTGCGCTTGTTTTTTTCATTTTATTTTTCTCCTCCGGTGAGTTTTGTATTAAGAGTTGTTTCCAAGTCAAGCAATGCTGAAATATAGTTGAACTTCTGGTTTGCAAGTCCGAGCTTTGCAGTGTTAAGCTGATTTTCTGCGTCGCGCACATCAAGAAGTTCTGTAGTTCCGTTGCGGTAAGCGCGTACTGTCATGTCGTAAGAACGCTGGGCAAGTGTTATGCTTCTGTTCATGGACTGAATCTGCTCGCGCGCCTGAATCAAAGTGTCTACAGATTTGCGGACAGTCATTTTCTGGTTTTCAAGAAGCATTTCTCTGCTTACCTTGAGCTTGTCAAGATTTGCCTGCAAGTCTTTTGCCTGCTGCCTGTTTGACGAGAACGGAAGAATGTTTGTAAGGTTCCATCCGATTGTAAAGCTTATAAAGCCTGAATCTGTCCAATCTCCGCCTGTAGGGAATCCGCCTTTGTCTGCGTCAAGAAAATCAGTGAGCATAGGCTTGAATCCGTAGCTGAGATTGAAAAACGGTGTGTAAGTGCTAAGATTTAAAGCGTCAAGGTTGCGCTGAAGCTGCTCAATGTTCTTGTCAATTGACTGAAGGTCTAGGCTGTTGTTTCCGTAGCGTTCAATAAGAGTGTCGTAGTGCAAGTCAACATAAAAAGGCTCAATGCTTCCTTGCAAAACAATGTCTGTTCCAACTGGAAGTCCCAAAAGGAATGCAAAAGTATCAAGCTGCTGTCGGAATTCACGTTCCATTTGGGCAACTTCAGGGCTTTTATTCTGGTATGTAACTTGCGCCTGGAGCATTGAAAGTTCTGGAACCATTCCATTTTTAAAGTTCGCTTCTGCCTGAACCATGCGTCTTCTTGAATTTTCAAGAGTTGTTTTCTGCAAATTTAAATTTTCCTGCTGCAAGAGAAGTCCGTAGAAAAGTTTTTTTACATTTACTTCTGTTTCAACAAGGCTTTGCTCATAACTGATTTTTCCGGCTTCGTAGCCAGCTTTTGCAGCTCTTATCTGCTGAATCATTGCAAGGCTGAAATTCCAGTCAACTGAAAGGCTCGCAATTCCTGTCCACTTCATGCTTTCTGTCTCTTCAATTTCAGGAAGTCCGTGAAGTTTCATCATTGTGTTTGTTCCCGACAAATTTGAAGAAATATCTGTAGTTCTGTTGAGAGTTCCCATTGCCTGAACTGTCGGAAGCAAAACATTCCAGGCGTTCTTTCCGGCGCGTTCCTTGATTTCAAGGTCAATGTCGGCGGTCTTGAGCGAATGGCTGTGTTCAAGCGCGTAATCCACGGCTTCGTAAAGTGTCAATTTTACAGTTTTTTTGTCAGACTCATTTTGCGTCTTGGCTTCCTGCGCAAAGACAAAAGCTCCAGACATAGCAAGCAAGACTGAAATCTTAAAAAATGTCTTTTTGCTGAAAATCATTTCTTTCCTCCTGAAATATTATTTTCTTTATTATCAATAAAATTAATTCCCTTTTCCATATAATAAAAAAAATCTTTTATCGCGGCGTGAACCGATTCATCTGGAAAATCATGAAGATCATTGTGCAGCAGGAAAAAAATCGGAACATGGAAAATCCATGAGAACATAATCTGCACATCCATCTTTGGAGTTCCAAAGTCTGGAATTTGAGTTATAATGTCGGCGTTGAGAATAAAAGATGTAAAGTCAAGCTGCTCGTCTTTGCCAATTGTCTTTTCTCTTTTTTCGTGCATTGCCTTGATTTTAAAATCATCTTTTGAATTTTGGAACGTGAGCCAGCGACAAACATAAAGCAATCCTTTTCTCTTTAGGAAAAATTCGATTTCAGTTTCCATAAAAATGTAGATGCATTCCGCGCTGTTTTTTGCGTAAAGAAGATTCTGCCTGATAACATGAAACAGATTTAAACATTCTTCCTTTATAAGAGCTTCGAACATTTCTTTTTTTGAGCTGAAATTTGTGTACAGGCTGCTTTTTGCAAGCCCAAGTTCTTTTGCAAGCTCTTCAATTGTGGTTTTTGAAAATCCAACACGGCGCACAACGTTTCCGATTGCTGTAAAAAATTTGCAAGGCTCTTTTAAAGACTGAATTTCCTTGCTGCAAAGAAGGTCAAGCTGGGAAAGCCTGAGCGCGTCAGTGTTTTTTATGTCATGTCCAAGTCCGCCGAACATAATGAACTTGGAAAGTTTTTCCGCATATTCCTGAATATTTTCATCTGAATCAGAAATTTTTTTGTCCAGCAGAGTAAAATCTCTTGCGCCTTGGAAGAAAATCATTGTGGCGGAAACATAAAGAACTTTTTTGTAAATTTCAATGTCCGCAATTTTTCCGCAGCTGTCAAAAATATTTTCCAAATTTAAATCTGAAATATTGTGCTTTTCTATTTCAATTAAAAAATTGTCAATGCTGAACTCAAGAGAATTTGAAAGTATAAAATAGAAATATGATTTTTTGTTGCAAAGAAGAACTATGACTTTTTCAAGAATATAACCTTCGTTTTTATCTTGCCCGCATTCTTTTATTGTGTCCGCAATATCGCTAAGAATTAAAGACTTCATTGCGTTTTCCAAGTCTTCGCGGCTTTTAAAATGCTTGTAAATAGCAGGTTTCGTAATGCCGGCTTTTGCAGCGATTTTTGAAAGTGAAATTCTCTCAAAAAAAAGCATATCGTAAAAAGAGAATGCTGACTGAATGATTTTGTCTCTGGTTGAATTCTTCTTCTTTTCCATGTTTGCCTATAGTGTTACCGAATAATCGGTAACTGAAAATATAAACAACATTTTTATGTAAGTCAATAAGATACAGAAAAAAAATTGTTTTTTTTTAGCAAGGTTGCTGTATCAAGTATGGCAACGCAATAGCAGATTGAATGTTTTATTGTCATTATCGGGCTTGACTCGATAATCATTGAATTTTTACATTATAAGAACATTCGACTGCTTCGCCGGTCAAAGGATGCGGAAATTTTAAGTAATCTGCAAAAAACTGCATTTCTTCATTTTGGCTGCAAAGCGGATTGTAAAGTTTGTCTCCGCAAACAGGAAAACCAAGCCAAGCCAAATGGCATCTTACTTGGTGTCGAAAGCCTTCTTTTATAGAACATTTTGCAAAAAGCTTGTCTGTGTCCAAAAGGATTTCTGTTGTGTAAATTTTTTCACTGCATTTTTTCTGCGCAGCCTTTCCAGAATTGCTCGTTACAGGACGCACTTGAGATGATTTTAAGGAAAAAGGTCTGAATTTTGAAGAAACTGTGTATTTTTTTATACTATCTGATTTGTTTTCTAGTAAAAATTCAGCTGGAGGAAATCCTTCAAGTGCATTTTCGATTTTCTGGCATTTTGCGGAATAACCTTTTAAAAACTTCCCTTCACGCTGAAAATTTATAAACGCATTGTAGCTTTCTTGTGTTGCAGCGATTAAAAGCAAGCCTTCTGTTTCCGTGTCGATTCTATGCACAAGCCCATGCTCTATTTCTTTTTTCCCGGAAACTTCTAAAAGATATGGGTACAGTTTTGCAGCCTGAGTAAATGCGCATTCGTCCCCTTCAAAAAGCGGCGCGCTCGGAAGTCCACGAGGCTTTTTTATAACAACAAACGGATTTTCTTTCGACGGCTCAATGACAATCTGTATCTGTTTTTCTGCATCCATTGTCTGTTACTTGTCCTTTGGAAGAATTACTTTTGTGTAGTCGCGCTTTAAAACTTTCATAACTTCTATAAAACGTTCCGGTGTTGGAGATTTAAAAGTTGAAAGTTCTTCTTTTCCCGGAATTTTTATTTTCAAAAGCCTTGCATTCAGCATGAGAGTTGCTTTTGGAAATTTTTTATCCTGATGCGCATAGATTCCGTCTCCTAAAATAGGACAGTTCAGGTATTTCATGTGCACCCTTATTTGGTGGGTTCTTCCTGTGTTTATCCGAACTTTCATCAGGGAATATTCTCCGTAGCAGCTTATGCACTCGTAGTAGCTTTCGGCTGGCTTTCCTTCTTCCGTGCCAACTACAGCTTTGAATCTTTTCCTTTCTTTTGGGTCGCGGATTATGTTTGTCTGAATGATTCCGTGCTGATGCTGGGGGCGTCCTATGCAGATTGCAATGTATTCTTTTACAATTGAACTGTGGTTTCTAAACTGCGCTGAAAGAAATTCTTCTGTGTCGTGATTTTTTGCAGTTATGATTATGCCGGAAGTTTCCTTGTCCAGCCTGTGAACAATTCCCGGCCTGCGATTCGAAAGAATTTTTGAAACTTGACCTTCCTTCAGTTCTGGAATCGATTCTCTTCCCCAGTGATACAAAAGCGCGTTCACCAAAGTGCCTTTCCAGTTTCCAGCGGCAGGATGAGTCACCATTCCCTGTTTTTTGTTTACAACGCAGACATTTTCATCTTCATAAATAATATCAAGCGGAATATTTTCAGGCTCAATATTGTCTGGAACATTTTCTTCCCACTGAATATCGATTATATCGTTTGCCTTTACTTGGCACGAAATTTTTTGTTTTTTTCCGTTTACTTGAATGCAGACAATTCCGCTTTTCAGTTTGCTTCTATTCATTCCGTTTGGAAGAGACGCAATATATTTGTCTAGCCGGATTTCGCCTTTGTATGTTGGAGGAACTTTGTTTGTAAAAAAAGACATCTATTGCTCCGAATTTAAATTTTCATTTTTTGTATTTTCGCTTTCCTGAAACGGAACTACTATAATCTGATCGTGGCTTTCAAGAATTTTCTGTTGACGTTTTTTTTCGTTGTGGCGTTTTACAAGATTTATCGCAAGATCTGAAAATCCAATAATCACGCCCGCGCCAATTGAAGCGCAAAAAATTTTCATCTGCTCCCCTTCCGTAAAAGAAGTTCCTTTTGTAAAAGGAGTTTCAAAAGTTGAAGAGTTTCCAGAAAAATATTGGTATGCGCTGTAGCCCAAATTCACACTGATTGCGACAAACGGAACTGCTCCAAGTGAAACAATTTCAAACCGCCGCAAATCTTTTGACCACTGCGGAAATTCATTTTCGGCGTATGGTTCTGGAGTTGTATCTGTGTTTTCCGAAGATTGCGAAAAAACTTGCAACGGTAAAAAAAGAGACAAAATAAAAACAGTCAAAATAAAATGAAAATTTTTCATTCCGCTAAGAATAGTCGCGTTCTCCAAACAAAGCCGTTCCAATTCGGACCAATGTGCTTCCTTCTTCAACTGCAATTTTATAGTCGCCGCTCATTCCCATGCTAAGCTCGTTTATTTCAAGCGAAGGGAAATTTTTATTCAGTTCATCTTTTAAGTTTCTTAATTCTGAAAAAGAAGCGCGGATAAGTTTTTCGTCCTGAGTAAAAGGCGCCATCGTCATAAGGCCTTTTGGAACAATGTGCGGATAAATTCCATTTGCGCAGTTTTCTACGGATTTCAGCAAAACAGATTTTTCTTTATAGCCGCTTTTTGAATCTTCGCCAGTGTGAATTTCAAAGAACACTTCGATTTTCTTTTCAATTTTTGCGCACTGTTTTTCAATTTCCGCCAAAAGCTCTTCTCTGTCTACGGATTGAATGCAAGACGCGATTTCAATTGCTTTTTTTACTTTGTTTGTCTGAAGGCTTCCGATTATATGCAGCTCAGGTTTTATTTTTGAAACTGAATTTATCTGCGTGAATTTTGCAAAGGCTTCTTGCACACGGTTTTCGCCAAAAAGCGTCTGTCCAGTTTTTAATGCGGCCAAGACAGCTTCTGCAGGATGAAATTTGCTTACAGCGCAAAGTTTTACGCAGCCTTCATTTCTGCCTGATTTTTTTTCAGCTTCCTTTATTTGATTTCTAACTGATTCAAAATTTTCTGCAATTTGTTCCGCTGTCATTTTTCAAGCCTCTTGTTGTATTTTATCAGATTGCTTGAGTTGGCTCAACATATCTGAAATTCTTATAAAATCCTCTACTGCCAAATTTTCCGCGCGTTCAGTTTTAGAGATTCCGCATTTTTCAAAAAATTCTTCCGCTGAAATATTTTCCGCAAGAAGAGGCTTTATGTTGTTCTGGATAGTTTTTCTTCTTGCTGAAAAAAGAGCATGGACGACTTTTACAAAGAGCGCAGAGTTTCCGCTGAAAGGCTTTTCTTTTTTTGTCATAATAACTGCTTGGGAGGAAACTGTAGGACGCGGCCAAAAACTGCTGGAGCCAAGAACAAGATCCAGTTTTACATTGTAACCCCACTGGCATAAAACACTAAATGCCGAATAATTCTCAGTGCCTTTTTTTGCTGCCATCCGCTGGGCAACTTCTTTTTGAACTGTAAAAACACATTTTTCAAACACAACATTTTCTGTGATTGTATCGGCAATAAAAGTCGCCGCAATATTATATGGAAGATTTCCAAAAAGTTTTGCAGGCTTTTGCGGATTTTCAGTGAATGCTTTTTTCCAGTTTTTTAAAACATCGCCCTCAACAATTTTAAACTGCCCTGATTTTTCCTGCTGTTTAAAAAACTGCTTTAATATAGAAATAAAGCCTCTGTCGATTTCAAAGACTTCAAGATTTGCGCCGCTTAAAAGAATCAGCTCTGTCATGCAGCCAAGCCCGGGACCGATTTCCCATACAAGCTCGTTTTTTTTCAATTCAAGAAGGGAAACTATTTTTTCTCTTGCAGACTGATTTATCATAAAGTTCTGGCCGAATTTTTTTTGCATTGCCATTCCAGCCTGCTCAAGAAAAGCTTTTAATTCAGACGGCGAATTGTAATCAGGATGATTCATGTTTACTCCAAAAAGTTAAAATTCCACAAGCGGCAAAAGCGCAAAAAGTTCTGCCGTCAATTTTATTATCTGATAAAGAAAATTCATTATAGCTCCAAAGAACGGAGAAAGAAAAGGTATCATAAAAGAAAACAAAATTGCAACCATTGCCGCGGTCAAAAATATGCTTACGAGAGGACAAACTGCAACAGAAGCAAGAATTCCTCCGGGAGCTGCTGATTTAAAAAGCGCAAGGCTCACAGGAAATGTCGCGCTCTGGGCACCGGCAGAAGCAGAAAGTGAATCTGAAATTTGTTTCGGAAAAAAAGATTGAAAAATGCGTTTGAATGCGTTTCCAAAAAGAAGAATTCCTGCAAGCGCGCCATAAGAAAGTATAAACGCTGCGGAAAAAATGTCATCGGGAAAAATCATGCAATGAAGCAAAAACACAAAGCAAAGAACCTTGAAAAAATTTACTTCAACACAAAAGAAAATTCCGCAGAAAAGCAGAATTAATGAGCAAAGCAATGCGCGGAACAACGAAGGCGAAAGTCCTGCAAACCATACAAAAAATAAAATTCCAAAAAGCCTAAGCCAAAAGTCAAATTTTTTTCCAAGAATTCTTTTTCCAGTTCCGCCGGCAATTGCTGAAAAAAATGAAAGATGCATTCCGCTCAATGCAAGAACGTGGGAAAGCCCTGCATTTCTGAATGTTTCGCATAAGGAGCTGTCCGTGTATTCTCTTGAGCCGGAAAGCAAAGCCAAAATAAAACCGCCTGCGCTTCCCCAGCCGTACATAAGCCTTTTAAAAGCAAGTTTGCAAAAAGTTCTGAACCTGAAAATTTTTTGTTTTAATGAAGGAGGCTGCTCTAGCTGTTCTGCGTTTTCTGCTGAAAAAAATGATTTTGAAAATTTTCCATAAAATGTTACAGCTTCTCCTTCTTCGATAATTACTCCATTTTTTGAAGATGAATACAATTTTCCGGGATATAAAGATTCAACGATTTTTGCAGGAACGAGAACGGAAATTTTTCCAGATGCTTGTGAATTTATTTTCGCGCCGGAAATTTCTCCTGAAACAGAATTAAGTTTTACTTTTAAGATATAAGATTTTCCAGAAGAAATTTTTGAAGGATTGGAGCAAACTATGCCGGACGCTGTGTCGATTTGCTCCAAAGGAATCAGGCTTTTGTATGGAAAACGCTCTTTGCATTTTAAAAAGCCTGAGTAAATAAAAATGCAGAATATTACCGCTGCCAAAACAAAAGGACTTAGAAAATTTTCTTTAAAAAAATCTACCACTTTAATTTTGCAAGGGCATTTTTTGCGGCAGCTATAACCTCCTCTGGATAATCAAGATAAGTTGCATAAAGCAGGCTGTCAAAAGCGGCCTTGTCGCCCATGTCCCCCAAAGAATTGATTAAAGAAAGCACAACGGCTTTGCTAGGAGGCAGATTTTTTTCAGTTTGCTTGTTCAGGAAATCAAGATAAGATGAAAG
The window above is part of the uncultured Treponema sp. genome. Proteins encoded here:
- a CDS encoding pseudouridine synthase; translation: MDAEKQIQIVIEPSKENPFVVIKKPRGLPSAPLFEGDECAFTQAAKLYPYLLEVSGKKEIEHGLVHRIDTETEGLLLIAATQESYNAFINFQREGKFLKGYSAKCQKIENALEGFPPAEFLLENKSDSIKKYTVSSKFRPFSLKSSQVRPVTSNSGKAAQKKCSEKIYTTEILLDTDKLFAKCSIKEGFRHQVRCHLAWLGFPVCGDKLYNPLCSQNEEMQFFADYLKFPHPLTGEAVECSYNVKIQ
- a CDS encoding efflux RND transporter periplasmic adaptor subunit, whose product is MKKTSAKLPFILMAAAILSSALVSCKGKSEKAAKEEETETIYAVNADIVQAGNLDDYLEFGGDVSSVSAVDVYPDAAGKISRIRVAVGDLVKKDQIIAYVDPSRPGMNYSENPVKAPISGRVTSFPPTIGTMVSQGYSIAKISDTDELQIKVNVAERFISRIRENQTAVVSFDAYPGVEFKARVFEVSPVLDTTSRTMLAKLKVEPADSRIKAGMYARVKLITDTIEGAVVVPNDAIVYRDGKPYVFTAKSENAESSVNMVSVKEGLSVDNKTEIQEGLKEGDVIIVKGQSLLSDGSKVKILSISGKAVESKTENKD
- a CDS encoding ComEC/Rec2 family competence protein; its protein translation is MVDFFKENFLSPFVLAAVIFCIFIYSGFLKCKERFPYKSLIPLEQIDTASGIVCSNPSKISSGKSYILKVKLNSVSGEISGAKINSQASGKISVLVPAKIVESLYPGKLYSSSKNGVIIEEGEAVTFYGKFSKSFFSAENAEQLEQPPSLKQKIFRFRTFCKLAFKRLMYGWGSAGGFILALLSGSREYTDSSLCETFRNAGLSHVLALSGMHLSFFSAIAGGTGKRILGKKFDFWLRLFGILFFVWFAGLSPSLFRALLCSLILLFCGIFFCVEVNFFKVLCFVFLLHCMIFPDDIFSAAFILSYGALAGILLFGNAFKRIFQSFFPKQISDSLSASAGAQSATFPVSLALFKSAAPGGILASVAVCPLVSIFLTAAMVAILFSFMIPFLSPFFGAIMNFLYQIIKLTAELFALLPLVEF
- a CDS encoding RluA family pseudouridine synthase — protein: MSFFTNKVPPTYKGEIRLDKYIASLPNGMNRSKLKSGIVCIQVNGKKQKISCQVKANDIIDIQWEENVPDNIEPENIPLDIIYEDENVCVVNKKQGMVTHPAAGNWKGTLVNALLYHWGRESIPELKEGQVSKILSNRRPGIVHRLDKETSGIIITAKNHDTEEFLSAQFRNHSSIVKEYIAICIGRPQHQHGIIQTNIIRDPKERKRFKAVVGTEEGKPAESYYECISCYGEYSLMKVRINTGRTHQIRVHMKYLNCPILGDGIYAHQDKKFPKATLMLNARLLKIKIPGKEELSTFKSPTPERFIEVMKVLKRDYTKVILPKDK
- a CDS encoding YggS family pyridoxal phosphate-dependent enzyme; translation: MTAEQIAENFESVRNQIKEAEKKSGRNEGCVKLCAVSKFHPAEAVLAALKTGQTLFGENRVQEAFAKFTQINSVSKIKPELHIIGSLQTNKVKKAIEIASCIQSVDREELLAEIEKQCAKIEKKIEVFFEIHTGEDSKSGYKEKSVLLKSVENCANGIYPHIVPKGLMTMAPFTQDEKLIRASFSELRNLKDELNKNFPSLEINELSMGMSGDYKIAVEEGSTLVRIGTALFGERDYS
- a CDS encoding TetR/AcrR family transcriptional regulator; the encoded protein is MEKKKNSTRDKIIQSAFSFYDMLFFERISLSKIAAKAGITKPAIYKHFKSREDLENAMKSLILSDIADTIKECGQDKNEGYILEKVIVLLCNKKSYFYFILSNSLEFSIDNFLIEIEKHNISDLNLENIFDSCGKIADIEIYKKVLYVSATMIFFQGARDFTLLDKKISDSDENIQEYAEKLSKFIMFGGLGHDIKNTDALRLSQLDLLCSKEIQSLKEPCKFFTAIGNVVRRVGFSKTTIEELAKELGLAKSSLYTNFSSKKEMFEALIKEECLNLFHVIRQNLLYAKNSAECIYIFMETEIEFFLKRKGLLYVCRWLTFQNSKDDFKIKAMHEKREKTIGKDEQLDFTSFILNADIITQIPDFGTPKMDVQIMFSWIFHVPIFFLLHNDLHDFPDESVHAAIKDFFYYMEKGINFIDNKENNISGGKK
- a CDS encoding TolC family protein; this encodes MIFSKKTFFKISVLLAMSGAFVFAQEAKTQNESDKKTVKLTLYEAVDYALEHSHSLKTADIDLEIKERAGKNAWNVLLPTVQAMGTLNRTTDISSNLSGTNTMMKLHGLPEIEETESMKWTGIASLSVDWNFSLAMIQQIRAAKAGYEAGKISYEQSLVETEVNVKKLFYGLLLQQENLNLQKTTLENSRRRMVQAEANFKNGMVPELSMLQAQVTYQNKSPEVAQMEREFRQQLDTFAFLLGLPVGTDIVLQGSIEPFYVDLHYDTLIERYGNNSLDLQSIDKNIEQLQRNLDALNLSTYTPFFNLSYGFKPMLTDFLDADKGGFPTGGDWTDSGFISFTIGWNLTNILPFSSNRQQAKDLQANLDKLKVSREMLLENQKMTVRKSVDTLIQAREQIQSMNRSITLAQRSYDMTVRAYRNGTTELLDVRDAENQLNTAKLGLANQKFNYISALLDLETTLNTKLTGGEK
- a CDS encoding efflux RND transporter permease subunit, whose protein sequence is MTFSEKCVNKPVTTLLIFFIMVALGIFCIFDMPVDMYPDMDLPYMLVYTAYDDAGPEEVEQSLTRTMESSLSGLSGLKKMQSQSQSGASIIFLEFDYGTNLDTAAIEIRDKIDIVRSYLPEDADSPITLKLDPSMMPIMNIVVQGDLTPEELRTIAEDTIQPRLEQLDGVASANVIGGREESINVDIPRDRLEAYGLSISTIAQMIGAQNVQSSGGTITSGDKNYTIKTSGKYKSLEDLKNTVITYKADSLDSSRLVTVKLRDIADVYDGYKDESTLAYLDGKPCVMLMIQKQSGKNSVTAAKNVRKAIVKLKADLPAGVELVETSNTVDIIEQTINEVVSSVVQGALLAVAVLFIFLRSLKSTFIIGLSIPISVFVTLMLMYFKGMTINMISMAGLLLGIGMLVDNSIVVLENIYAYRQRDAKPKVAAILGSQEMVTSITASTLTSVCVFLPMILFRKKLGIMGQMFDSLAYTIIFSLICSLIVAIALVPVLCSSYLKIDKIVDERKSGIGYGINQAFNKFFLNLDNGYAKGVRFVLHHRKTFIIVLVCCFVLSIVSVKFVGFIFMPESASNTVGIEVELPMGTTLEVTEDTLRTLEEIGKKELVGVKYTSVTVGGTSVISASSETNTGAITWTLYEAKEREKGWDNEKSAKDKLRKYFNTIPGATLSFATNSNSASSGEMSIDIRSNDLDLVRNTAAQVEKILKEQATELVTEVSSDVEDGLPQAEIVVDRDRMYELGLNIYNVGSEINAAINGKTASRYTKLGDDIDVIVRLAEKDKKKLADLDQVSVVNSMGQRIPLSSFARYEENLSPVTILREDQSRIVHVTAKPVSGVSLDVVQTGLLKIINDNIPKDDAVTISISGDYEDMMEAVVNFGAIIILAAALVFIVMASQFESLIDPFIVILTIPFSFIGVMMTYAMVNQRLSVVTIMGMLVLVGTIVNNGIVLVDYTNLLRKRGYELEEACVEAARNRLRPILMSTLTTVISLAPMAFFPGEGSTSMQPISLTTFGGMTFGSVMTLFLMPSIYYIINSRRMKKAAKKAAKKEALQQKKLEALEANNA
- the rsmA gene encoding 16S rRNA (adenine(1518)-N(6)/adenine(1519)-N(6))-dimethyltransferase RsmA, yielding MNHPDYNSPSELKAFLEQAGMAMQKKFGQNFMINQSAREKIVSLLELKKNELVWEIGPGLGCMTELILLSGANLEVFEIDRGFISILKQFFKQQEKSGQFKIVEGDVLKNWKKAFTENPQKPAKLFGNLPYNIAATFIADTITENVVFEKCVFTVQKEVAQRMAAKKGTENYSAFSVLCQWGYNVKLDLVLGSSSFWPRPTVSSQAVIMTKKEKPFSGNSALFVKVVHALFSARRKTIQNNIKPLLAENISAEEFFEKCGISKTERAENLAVEDFIRISDMLSQLKQSDKIQQEA